One Mugil cephalus isolate CIBA_MC_2020 chromosome 10, CIBA_Mcephalus_1.1, whole genome shotgun sequence genomic window carries:
- the LOC125014512 gene encoding pro-neuregulin-4, membrane-bound isoform-like: MMADHGDPCSGQEVTYCMNGGTCYKISSMDTLSCVCNENYKGSRCEHFQLFSYSPNAEEAGLIAAVVIVALLITVALGVIIFYVRKMLKAKKQSQQNKPAEYWRVKPTV, translated from the exons ATGATGGCAG ATCACGGAGACCCGTGCAGTGGGCAGGAGGTCACATACTGCATGAACGGAGGGACATGCTACAAAATATCTTCCATGGATACGCTCTCCTGTGT GTGCAATGAAAATTACAAAGGCAGCCGATGTGAGCACTTCCAGCTCTTTAGCTATTCCCCAAATGCGGAGGAGGCAGGGTTAATTGCGGCCGTGGTCATCGTCGCCCTCCTCATCACAGTGGCGCTGGGAGTTATCATCTTCTACGTACGCAA GATGTTGAAAGCAAAGAAACAGAGCCAACAGAACAAACCAGCCGAGTACTGGAGAGTGAAGCCAACGGTGTGA
- the lactb gene encoding serine beta-lactamase-like protein LACTB, mitochondrial isoform X1: protein MLRLFSPNRLCTKCGRSTARKSQFTTPRQRSVFNQEQRRYVGGPAFSKYRSKSTIWICGVGVGIAISVGLKYSLDSANSSCDDKDRKGDRYGEAIKVSRDLVERIKVGTEDEVGAPGLVVGVSVDGAHVWCEGVGFADLENRVPCTPETVMRIASISKPLTSAAAARLCEEGKLDLDVPVQKYVPEFPQKQFDGQNVTITPRMILSHLSGIRHYEKDAKKVREDKEKAKRLLRAPAKEKEDKKGSSENTEKSSTDQTSKDKDAEGKKKKKEFEHEEYYLKENFESVVEALNLFKDDPLIFKPGTTFLYSTHAFTLLSAVVERAAGQNFLDVMTKMFRELGMLNTVPDENDPIIYHRARYYHHNKRGRVVNCPYVDNSYKWAGGGFLSTAGDLLLFGNALLYSYQVAHLKDAEGLLPGFLKPQTAVELWAPVDKTEASWDKDGLYAQAWLVVEKLQKYGQCRKRRHYVSHTGGAVGASSVLLVLPSEELDQSRGRTSLLPQGVVVTIITNMQSVGLNNTALKIAHEFDKARSL from the exons ATGCTACGGTTATTTTCGCCAAATCGTTTATGTACCAAATGTGGCCGGTCAACAGCCCGCAAATCTCAATTTACTACACCGCGACAGCGTAGTGTTTTTAACCAGGAACAACGGCGATATGTCGGGGGTCCAGCTTTCAGTAAATACCGGTCAAAGTCCACGATTTGGATATGCGGTGTTGGTGTCGGGATTGCAATATCTGTCGGACTGAAATACAGCCTAGATTCTGCTAACAGCTCCTGTGACGATAAAGATAGAAAGGGGGATCGATACGGAGAAGCCATAAAAGTTAGCAGAGACCTTGTGGAGCGGATAAAGGTAGGCACAGAG GATGAAGTCGGGGCTCCTGGGCTGGTTGTGGGCGTCTCTGTGGATGGGGCTCATGTCTGGTGTGAAG GGGTCGGTTTTGCCGATTTGGAGAATCGTGTCCCATGCACTCCTGAAACAGTGATGCGGATAGCTAGCATCAGTAAGCCCCTCACATCCGCAGCTGCTGCGCGGCTGTGCGAGGAGGGGAAACTAGACCTCGATGTCCCGGTGCAGAAATACGTCCCGGAGTTTCCCCAGAAACAATTTGACGGACAAAAT GTTACAATAACCCCTCGGATGATTCTGTCTCACCTCAGTGGAATACGGCATTATGAAAAGGACGCGAAGAAAGTGAGGGAGGACAAGGAGAAAGCCAAGAGACTTTTAAGAGCGCCAGCTAAAGAGAAAGAGGATAAAAAGGGCTCATCCGAAAACACTGAGAAATCCTCAACAGATCAGACCAGTAAAGACAAGGACgcagaggggaagaaaaagaaaaaagagtttGAGCACGAGGAGTACTACTTGAAGGAGAACTTTGAGAGCGTCGTTGAGGCCTTGAACCTTTTTAAGGACGACCCACTAATTTTTAAACCCG GCACCACCTTTCTGTACTCCACTCACGCCTTCACACTGCTCAGTGCTGTAGTGGAGCGTGCCGCCGGCCAGAACTTCCTGGATGTCATGACGAAGATGTTCCGTGAGCTGGGGATGCTCAATACAGTGCCTGATGAGAACGACCCTATCATTTACCACCGTGCCAG ATATTATCATCACAACAAGAGAGGTCGTGTTGTGAACTGCCCATACGTCGACAACTCTTACAAGTGGGCCGGGGGCGGCTTTCTTTCCACTGCGGGggacctgctgctgtttggtaACGCCCTGCTCTACAGCTACCAGGTGGCCCACCTGAAAGACGCCGAGGGCTTGCTCCCTGGTTTCCTCAAACCCCAAACAGCCGTAGAACTGTGGGCCCCGGTTGACAAAACGGAGGCCAGCTGGGATAAGGATGGACTGTACGCCCAAGCTTGGCTGGTAGTGGAGAAACTGCAGAAGTACGGCCAGTGCAGGAAGCGCAGGCACTACGTGTCGCACACGGGTGGCGCTGTAGGGGCCAGCAGTGTCCTCCTCGTGTTACCCAGTGAGGAACTAGACCAGAGTCGAGGAAGGACCTCGCTCCTCCCACAAGGGGTTGTTGTCACCATCATTACTAACATGCAGTCTGTGGGACTCAACAACACAGCGCTGAAAATTGCACATGAGTTTGACAAAGCCAGGAGTTTGTGA
- the lactb gene encoding serine beta-lactamase-like protein LACTB, mitochondrial isoform X2 has product MLRLFSPNRLCTKCGRSTARKSQFTTPRQRSVFNQEQRRYVGGPAFSKYRSKSTIWICGVGVGIAISVGLKYSLDSANSSCDDKDRKGDRYGEAIKVSRDLVERIKDEVGAPGLVVGVSVDGAHVWCEGVGFADLENRVPCTPETVMRIASISKPLTSAAAARLCEEGKLDLDVPVQKYVPEFPQKQFDGQNVTITPRMILSHLSGIRHYEKDAKKVREDKEKAKRLLRAPAKEKEDKKGSSENTEKSSTDQTSKDKDAEGKKKKKEFEHEEYYLKENFESVVEALNLFKDDPLIFKPGTTFLYSTHAFTLLSAVVERAAGQNFLDVMTKMFRELGMLNTVPDENDPIIYHRARYYHHNKRGRVVNCPYVDNSYKWAGGGFLSTAGDLLLFGNALLYSYQVAHLKDAEGLLPGFLKPQTAVELWAPVDKTEASWDKDGLYAQAWLVVEKLQKYGQCRKRRHYVSHTGGAVGASSVLLVLPSEELDQSRGRTSLLPQGVVVTIITNMQSVGLNNTALKIAHEFDKARSL; this is encoded by the exons ATGCTACGGTTATTTTCGCCAAATCGTTTATGTACCAAATGTGGCCGGTCAACAGCCCGCAAATCTCAATTTACTACACCGCGACAGCGTAGTGTTTTTAACCAGGAACAACGGCGATATGTCGGGGGTCCAGCTTTCAGTAAATACCGGTCAAAGTCCACGATTTGGATATGCGGTGTTGGTGTCGGGATTGCAATATCTGTCGGACTGAAATACAGCCTAGATTCTGCTAACAGCTCCTGTGACGATAAAGATAGAAAGGGGGATCGATACGGAGAAGCCATAAAAGTTAGCAGAGACCTTGTGGAGCGGATAAAG GATGAAGTCGGGGCTCCTGGGCTGGTTGTGGGCGTCTCTGTGGATGGGGCTCATGTCTGGTGTGAAG GGGTCGGTTTTGCCGATTTGGAGAATCGTGTCCCATGCACTCCTGAAACAGTGATGCGGATAGCTAGCATCAGTAAGCCCCTCACATCCGCAGCTGCTGCGCGGCTGTGCGAGGAGGGGAAACTAGACCTCGATGTCCCGGTGCAGAAATACGTCCCGGAGTTTCCCCAGAAACAATTTGACGGACAAAAT GTTACAATAACCCCTCGGATGATTCTGTCTCACCTCAGTGGAATACGGCATTATGAAAAGGACGCGAAGAAAGTGAGGGAGGACAAGGAGAAAGCCAAGAGACTTTTAAGAGCGCCAGCTAAAGAGAAAGAGGATAAAAAGGGCTCATCCGAAAACACTGAGAAATCCTCAACAGATCAGACCAGTAAAGACAAGGACgcagaggggaagaaaaagaaaaaagagtttGAGCACGAGGAGTACTACTTGAAGGAGAACTTTGAGAGCGTCGTTGAGGCCTTGAACCTTTTTAAGGACGACCCACTAATTTTTAAACCCG GCACCACCTTTCTGTACTCCACTCACGCCTTCACACTGCTCAGTGCTGTAGTGGAGCGTGCCGCCGGCCAGAACTTCCTGGATGTCATGACGAAGATGTTCCGTGAGCTGGGGATGCTCAATACAGTGCCTGATGAGAACGACCCTATCATTTACCACCGTGCCAG ATATTATCATCACAACAAGAGAGGTCGTGTTGTGAACTGCCCATACGTCGACAACTCTTACAAGTGGGCCGGGGGCGGCTTTCTTTCCACTGCGGGggacctgctgctgtttggtaACGCCCTGCTCTACAGCTACCAGGTGGCCCACCTGAAAGACGCCGAGGGCTTGCTCCCTGGTTTCCTCAAACCCCAAACAGCCGTAGAACTGTGGGCCCCGGTTGACAAAACGGAGGCCAGCTGGGATAAGGATGGACTGTACGCCCAAGCTTGGCTGGTAGTGGAGAAACTGCAGAAGTACGGCCAGTGCAGGAAGCGCAGGCACTACGTGTCGCACACGGGTGGCGCTGTAGGGGCCAGCAGTGTCCTCCTCGTGTTACCCAGTGAGGAACTAGACCAGAGTCGAGGAAGGACCTCGCTCCTCCCACAAGGGGTTGTTGTCACCATCATTACTAACATGCAGTCTGTGGGACTCAACAACACAGCGCTGAAAATTGCACATGAGTTTGACAAAGCCAGGAGTTTGTGA